A stretch of the Flavobacterium aquiphilum genome encodes the following:
- a CDS encoding YceI family protein codes for MIPQITIEEDQNIKTKVMENIKWEIDPSHSEVFFKIKHLEIATLTGRFDEITGTAEAEDDFENALFSFTANVNSIDTNDKKRDDHLKSADFFDAEKFPKITFNSTKFKRIGDKTFEILGKFTIKGITKPTILHIDYGGSNVDHWGNTKAGLKIKGVINRRDYGLIWNAAIESGGVLVSEEVRINANIQLIKNQH; via the coding sequence ATGATACCTCAAATCACCATTGAAGAAGACCAAAACATAAAAACCAAAGTCATGGAAAATATAAAATGGGAAATAGACCCTTCACATTCAGAAGTGTTTTTCAAAATCAAACATCTGGAAATTGCGACTTTAACAGGGCGTTTTGACGAAATAACCGGAACAGCGGAGGCAGAAGATGATTTTGAAAATGCATTATTTTCGTTTACCGCAAATGTAAATTCAATTGATACTAATGACAAAAAAAGAGACGATCACTTAAAAAGCGCTGATTTCTTCGATGCCGAAAAGTTTCCAAAAATTACTTTCAACTCGACTAAATTCAAAAGAATTGGCGACAAGACTTTTGAAATACTCGGCAAATTTACCATAAAGGGAATCACAAAACCAACCATTTTACATATCGATTATGGTGGTAGCAATGTTGATCATTGGGGAAACACAAAAGCCGGTTTAAAAATAAAAGGAGTAATCAATCGCAGGGACTATGGCTTGATTTGGAATGCCGCAATCGAAAGTGGTGGTGTTTTGGTCAGCGAAGAAGTAAGGATAAATGCCAATATTCAATTAATTAAGAATCAACATTAA
- a CDS encoding non-canonical purine NTP diphosphatase, with the protein MKIVFATNNANKIKEIQSMLPESIEIISLESIGCHEDIPETANTIEGNAIMKANYVTEKYGYDCFADDTGLEVEALNGEPGVYSARYAGEQKSAEDNMNKLLLNLEKSTNRNAQFKTVITLNLKGKQYLFTGIAKGEITLEKSGNHGFGYDPIFRPEGYRETFAQLSLETKNAISHRGKATRELIDFLNQNS; encoded by the coding sequence ATGAAAATCGTTTTTGCTACGAACAACGCCAATAAAATAAAGGAAATACAAAGTATGCTTCCGGAAAGCATCGAAATTATTAGTTTGGAAAGTATAGGTTGCCATGAAGATATTCCTGAAACTGCAAATACCATTGAGGGAAACGCGATTATGAAAGCTAATTATGTAACGGAAAAATATGGCTATGATTGTTTCGCCGATGATACAGGACTTGAAGTGGAAGCTTTAAATGGTGAACCCGGAGTTTATTCGGCTCGATATGCCGGAGAGCAAAAGTCGGCTGAGGATAATATGAATAAATTACTTTTAAATTTAGAAAAATCAACCAATAGAAATGCCCAATTCAAAACCGTTATTACTTTGAATCTGAAAGGAAAACAATATCTTTTTACTGGAATTGCCAAAGGAGAAATTACTTTAGAAAAAAGCGGTAACCATGGCTTTGGTTATGACCCAATTTTCAGGCCCGAAGGATATCGGGAAACTTTCGCCCAACTTTCATTGGAAACCAAAAATGCCATAAGCCATAGAGGAAAAGCGACCCGAGAATTAATCGATTTTTTGAATCAGAATTCGTAG
- a CDS encoding transporter: MSTIKTLFFAFIFLIPTIHYGQHTDEINSNRPGESMSAFAVGKTVFQVESGVFGITENHNLLKYDANGFGVDVELRYGAFLENLEFIADVQYLYETFTYPMQVDDRADFKQSVLGAKYLIYDPNKGYKREANIYSWKANHKFDWHQLIPAVAVFGGANFTGKDNPFYWRSKSEISPKAALILQNHLGDGSWVFVANIIYNYVTTDYPSLSYIVTLTKGINQHWSAFAENQGIKSDFYSDAIVRGGAAYLINRNLQVDASISTNFKDTPSILYGGVGLSWRYDGRYKEVHLLSKEEKQAEEVAKKTKTKKGFRLFKKKK, encoded by the coding sequence ATGTCTACTATCAAAACGTTATTTTTTGCATTCATTTTTTTAATCCCAACAATTCATTACGGGCAGCACACAGACGAAATTAATTCGAACAGACCAGGAGAATCCATGTCGGCTTTCGCAGTTGGGAAAACAGTCTTTCAAGTAGAATCAGGTGTGTTTGGTATCACTGAAAACCATAATTTGTTGAAATACGATGCCAATGGATTTGGAGTAGATGTAGAATTGCGATATGGTGCTTTTCTTGAGAATTTAGAATTTATTGCCGATGTTCAATACCTGTACGAAACATTTACTTATCCAATGCAGGTTGATGATCGTGCCGATTTTAAACAATCTGTCTTGGGAGCAAAATATTTGATTTATGACCCAAATAAAGGATATAAAAGAGAGGCGAATATTTACAGTTGGAAAGCTAATCATAAATTCGATTGGCACCAATTAATCCCTGCTGTTGCTGTTTTTGGAGGGGCTAATTTTACTGGAAAGGACAATCCATTTTATTGGAGATCAAAATCTGAAATATCACCAAAAGCTGCTTTGATTTTGCAAAACCATTTAGGAGATGGTTCGTGGGTTTTTGTAGCCAATATTATTTACAATTACGTTACTACTGATTATCCTAGTTTGAGTTATATTGTGACTTTAACAAAAGGAATTAATCAACATTGGTCGGCATTTGCTGAAAATCAAGGGATAAAAAGCGATTTTTATAGCGATGCCATCGTTCGTGGCGGAGCAGCCTATTTGATTAATAGAAATTTGCAGGTTGATGCTTCCATAAGTACCAATTTCAAAGATACTCCTTCGATCCTTTATGGAGGTGTAGGATTGTCATGGCGCTATGATGGCCGATATAAAGAAGTACACCTTTTGTCAAAAGAAGAAAAACAAGCCGAAGAAGTGGCGAAAAAGACCAAAACCAAAAAAGGTTTTAGATTATTTAAAAAGAAGAAGTAA
- a CDS encoding aminotransferase class I/II-fold pyridoxal phosphate-dependent enzyme: MVKDLFERIQNNKGPLGKWASQAEGYYVFPKLEGDLGPRMKFQGKDILNWSLNDYLGLANHPEVRKADTDAAIQFGAAAPMGARMMSGHTKYHEQLEQELAAFTMKESAYLLNFGYQGMVSIIDALVTRNDVIVYDVDAHACIIDGVRLHSGKRFTYKHNDIESMEKNLARATKLAETTGGGILFITEGVFGMRGQQGKLKEIVAMKEKYNFRLLVDDAHGFGTLGKTGAGAGEEQGCQDGIDVYFSTFAKSMANIGAFVSADKDVIDYLKYNLRSQMFAKALPMIQTIGSLKRLELLRQSSEIKDKLWVNVNALQNGLKQRGFNIGDTNTCITPVYLEGSIPEAMVMVNDLRENYGIFLSIVVYPVIPKGIILLRMIPTASHTLQDIDETLSAFEAIREKLTNGTYKEIASKTTVDMEA; encoded by the coding sequence ATGGTAAAAGATTTATTCGAAAGAATTCAAAACAATAAAGGACCTCTAGGAAAATGGGCTTCACAAGCAGAAGGATATTATGTTTTCCCAAAATTGGAAGGAGATCTAGGGCCAAGAATGAAATTTCAAGGAAAAGATATTTTGAACTGGAGTTTGAACGACTATTTAGGTCTTGCAAACCATCCTGAAGTTCGTAAAGCCGATACTGATGCTGCTATACAGTTTGGTGCTGCTGCCCCAATGGGAGCTCGTATGATGAGCGGTCACACCAAATACCACGAGCAATTGGAACAGGAATTGGCTGCTTTTACAATGAAAGAATCAGCTTATTTATTGAATTTCGGTTACCAGGGAATGGTTTCTATCATCGATGCTTTGGTTACAAGAAACGATGTGATTGTATATGATGTTGATGCTCACGCTTGTATTATCGACGGTGTTCGTTTACACAGCGGAAAACGTTTTACGTACAAGCACAACGACATCGAAAGCATGGAGAAAAACTTGGCACGTGCTACAAAACTAGCCGAAACAACTGGTGGTGGTATTTTATTTATCACCGAAGGTGTTTTTGGAATGCGCGGACAACAAGGAAAATTGAAAGAAATTGTGGCGATGAAAGAAAAATACAATTTCCGTTTACTTGTTGACGATGCACACGGTTTTGGTACACTTGGAAAAACAGGTGCCGGAGCCGGTGAAGAGCAAGGTTGCCAAGACGGAATCGATGTTTACTTCTCGACTTTTGCCAAATCAATGGCAAATATCGGAGCTTTCGTTTCTGCAGACAAAGACGTTATCGATTATTTGAAATACAACTTGCGTTCGCAAATGTTTGCCAAAGCTTTACCAATGATCCAAACTATCGGTTCGTTGAAACGTTTGGAATTGTTGCGTCAATCTTCGGAAATCAAAGACAAACTTTGGGTAAACGTAAACGCATTGCAAAACGGTTTGAAACAAAGAGGATTCAACATTGGTGACACCAACACTTGCATCACTCCTGTTTACTTGGAAGGAAGTATCCCGGAAGCGATGGTCATGGTGAACGATTTAAGAGAAAACTACGGTATTTTCTTGTCGATCGTGGTGTATCCGGTAATCCCGAAAGGAATCATTTTATTGCGTATGATCCCTACGGCTTCTCACACTTTGCAAGACATTGACGAGACTTTGTCAGCTTTTGAAGCTATCCGTGAGAAATTAACAAACGGTACTTACAAAGAAATCGCAAGCAAAACAACTGTTGACATGGAAGCTTAA
- a CDS encoding tRNA-binding protein, whose product MDLAWSEFERVEMRVGTILEVNDFPEARKPAFQLTIDFGSAIGIRKTSAQITKRYSKEDLIGRQIVAVVNFPKKQIGKFMSECLVLGALGEEGDVILLAPDFKIENGLRIG is encoded by the coding sequence ATGGACTTAGCCTGGTCAGAATTTGAAAGAGTCGAAATGCGTGTGGGAACCATACTCGAAGTCAATGATTTTCCCGAAGCACGAAAACCCGCTTTTCAGCTAACGATAGATTTCGGATCCGCCATTGGAATCCGAAAAACATCGGCGCAAATAACCAAAAGATATTCCAAAGAAGATTTAATTGGAAGACAAATTGTTGCAGTAGTTAATTTTCCCAAAAAGCAAATTGGGAAGTTTATGAGCGAATGTCTGGTATTGGGCGCTTTAGGTGAGGAGGGCGACGTTATTTTATTGGCTCCCGATTTTAAAATAGAAAATGGATTGCGAATAGGTTGA
- a CDS encoding cupin domain-containing protein: protein MKRNLSIMLGGIFAPFLLSFGANAQDWKNVNPKMNHILADTTFLRATEVILQPGEKSDMHTHPAHFVYALTDGKLIVHYKDGKTETIELKAGMSAVSAPERPHVSENGGTNTIKFLLVELKEHPYVEPKTKKK, encoded by the coding sequence ATGAAAAGAAATTTATCCATTATGTTGGGAGGAATCTTTGCACCCTTCCTATTGTCATTTGGCGCCAATGCGCAGGATTGGAAAAACGTGAATCCAAAAATGAACCATATTTTGGCAGACACCACTTTCCTACGAGCTACTGAAGTGATACTTCAGCCAGGAGAAAAGAGCGACATGCACACACATCCCGCCCATTTCGTTTATGCACTTACTGATGGAAAATTAATTGTCCACTACAAAGATGGCAAAACCGAAACCATAGAACTTAAAGCCGGTATGTCTGCAGTGAGCGCTCCTGAACGACCACACGTTTCTGAAAATGGAGGTACCAATACAATTAAATTTCTGTTGGTAGAACTAAAAGAACATCCTTATGTTGAACCCAAAACCAAGAAAAAATAA
- a CDS encoding SulP family inorganic anion transporter — translation MKRYFNLFNFNQKVDYKIEILAGLTVAMTMIPESLSFAILAGFPPLVGLYAAFIMGLVTAIFGGRPGLISGGAGATVIVLIALMKSNGLDYVFAAIALAGVLQIVVGLFKLGKFIRLVPQPVMYGFVNGLAIVIFMSQIEQFKTVVNGESVWLSGDSLLTMLGLVALTIAIVKGFPKLTKKIPASLVAIFVVFILVLVLGIDTKTVKDIASVSGGFPPFHIPNVPFDFNTLQIVFPYALIMAGVGLTEGLLTLNLVDELTDTKGNSDRECIAQGSANILNGFFFGMGGCPMIAQTLVNISAGSRARLSGIIAAITILMIILFGAPIIEKLPIAALVGVMMMVAIGTFEWASFRIFNKMPKHDIFVLVTVALITVVLHNLALAVLIGVIISALVFAWESAKRIRARKYIDENGVKHYEIYGPLFFGSTTVFAEKFDIANDPDEVVIDFKESRIMDMSAIDALNKITERYANMNKTIRLRHLSPNCRQLLQNADAVIDVNILEDPTYKVAVE, via the coding sequence ATGAAACGATATTTTAATTTGTTCAATTTCAATCAAAAAGTAGATTATAAAATTGAAATTTTGGCAGGGCTTACCGTTGCGATGACGATGATTCCCGAATCGCTTTCTTTTGCCATACTTGCCGGTTTTCCTCCTTTGGTGGGGCTATACGCTGCTTTTATAATGGGGTTGGTTACGGCCATATTTGGAGGAAGACCTGGCTTAATTTCCGGTGGGGCGGGGGCAACGGTTATCGTTTTGATTGCCTTAATGAAATCTAATGGATTGGATTATGTCTTTGCCGCAATTGCTTTGGCGGGAGTTTTGCAAATAGTTGTCGGTTTGTTCAAATTAGGAAAATTCATCCGATTGGTACCACAACCCGTTATGTATGGTTTTGTAAACGGATTGGCGATTGTTATTTTTATGTCGCAAATAGAACAGTTTAAAACGGTTGTCAATGGTGAAAGTGTTTGGCTTTCCGGAGATTCATTGTTGACGATGTTGGGCTTGGTTGCCCTGACGATAGCCATTGTGAAAGGTTTTCCAAAATTGACTAAAAAGATTCCGGCTTCGCTAGTGGCTATTTTTGTGGTTTTTATATTGGTTTTGGTATTGGGTATTGACACAAAAACAGTTAAGGATATTGCTTCTGTCAGCGGTGGTTTTCCGCCCTTTCATATTCCAAATGTCCCTTTTGATTTTAATACGTTACAGATTGTTTTTCCTTATGCTTTAATTATGGCCGGAGTCGGTTTGACGGAAGGATTGTTGACGCTGAATTTAGTGGATGAATTAACGGATACGAAAGGGAATAGCGACAGAGAATGTATTGCACAGGGAAGTGCCAATATTTTAAATGGTTTTTTCTTTGGAATGGGCGGCTGTCCGATGATTGCACAAACACTAGTTAATATTTCTGCAGGTTCGAGGGCACGATTGTCCGGAATCATTGCTGCAATAACAATTTTGATGATTATATTGTTTGGGGCTCCCATAATCGAAAAGTTACCAATTGCCGCTTTAGTTGGGGTAATGATGATGGTGGCAATCGGGACTTTTGAATGGGCTAGTTTCCGAATCTTCAATAAGATGCCCAAACATGATATTTTTGTGTTGGTAACCGTGGCTTTGATAACGGTTGTTTTGCATAATTTGGCATTGGCCGTTTTGATAGGCGTGATTATATCGGCCTTGGTTTTTGCTTGGGAAAGTGCCAAAAGAATTCGGGCAAGAAAATATATTGACGAAAACGGAGTGAAGCATTATGAGATATACGGCCCGCTTTTCTTTGGATCCACGACTGTATTTGCCGAAAAATTCGATATTGCCAACGATCCTGATGAGGTTGTGATTGATTTTAAGGAAAGCCGAATTATGGACATGAGTGCCATTGATGCACTGAATAAAATTACGGAACGATATGCTAATATGAATAAAACGATTCGGTTACGTCATTTAAGCCCCAATTGCAGACAGTTATTGCAAAATGCAGATGCTGTTATTGATGTGAATATTTTGGAGGATCCAACGTATAAAGTGGCGGTGGAATGA
- a CDS encoding peptidylprolyl isomerase: MENGIYAKFNTSRGAILVKLTHDLTPGTVGNFVALAEGNMENKVKPQGQKYYDGLSFHRVIPDFMIQGGCPKGTGTGDPGYKFDDEFHPSLKHDRPGVLSMANAGPGTNGSQFFITHVPTSWLDNKHTVFGHVIEGQDVVDAVAQGDVLETLEIIRVGEEAQKWNAIEAFISLKGARMKREAALKAEAEAKMETLAAGFQKTESGLRYQFIQKGSGKQAEAGKTVSVHYEGSLENGKVFDSSYPRKKPIEFRLGQGQVIEGWDEGIALLQVGDKARFVIPSDLGYGPAGAGGVIPPNAILIFDVELMDVK, translated from the coding sequence ATGGAAAACGGGATATACGCTAAATTCAACACCTCAAGAGGGGCGATTTTGGTAAAATTAACACATGATTTGACACCTGGTACAGTGGGTAACTTTGTTGCTCTTGCTGAAGGAAATATGGAAAACAAAGTGAAACCTCAAGGTCAAAAATACTATGACGGTTTGAGCTTTCACCGTGTAATTCCTGATTTTATGATTCAGGGAGGTTGTCCAAAAGGAACTGGAACTGGTGATCCAGGTTATAAATTCGATGACGAGTTTCACCCATCTTTGAAACACGATCGTCCTGGAGTGCTTTCTATGGCTAATGCTGGGCCTGGAACTAACGGTTCTCAGTTTTTTATCACTCACGTGCCAACAAGTTGGTTGGATAATAAACACACTGTTTTCGGTCACGTGATTGAAGGTCAGGATGTGGTTGATGCAGTAGCTCAAGGTGATGTTTTGGAAACATTGGAAATTATCAGAGTTGGTGAAGAAGCTCAAAAATGGAATGCAATCGAAGCTTTTATCAGTTTGAAAGGTGCTCGTATGAAAAGAGAAGCTGCTTTGAAAGCGGAAGCTGAGGCAAAAATGGAAACATTGGCTGCTGGTTTTCAAAAAACAGAAAGCGGTTTGCGTTACCAATTTATCCAAAAAGGTTCCGGTAAGCAAGCCGAAGCAGGAAAAACAGTTTCTGTACACTACGAAGGGTCATTAGAGAACGGTAAAGTTTTTGATTCTTCTTACCCAAGAAAAAAACCAATCGAATTCAGATTAGGTCAAGGTCAGGTAATTGAAGGTTGGGACGAAGGTATTGCTTTATTGCAAGTAGGTGACAAAGCCCGTTTCGTAATCCCATCTGATTTAGGATACGGACCAGCAGGTGCTGGAGGTGTAATTCCACCAAACGCTATCTTGATTTTCGACGTTGAATTGATGGATGTTAAATAG
- a CDS encoding sulfurtransferase: MTNPIVSAQWLHEHLNDSNLIILEARLEQNQANLVNQNPSLQIKGARLFDIKNNFSNTSNPLPNTFPSDEQFTSESQKLGINSDSTIVVYDTLGIYSSPRAWWMFKAMGHPKVFVLDGGLPEWIKERFPTEKQQQTTYSKGNFVAKFQPELIKNKEQILENISTKKAVLMDARSADRFHATHEEPRAGLRSGHIPGSINIPFTELQQDGKFKSNEELKEILKLNDQPLYFTCGSGITACIVLLACELISDNPKAVYDGSWTEWGSTDLPIE; encoded by the coding sequence ATGACAAATCCAATAGTATCTGCACAATGGCTGCACGAACATTTAAACGATTCAAATCTTATAATACTCGAAGCACGATTGGAACAAAACCAAGCTAATTTGGTAAATCAAAATCCTAGCTTACAAATAAAAGGTGCTCGCTTATTTGATATCAAAAATAATTTTAGCAACACAAGTAATCCGTTGCCAAACACTTTTCCGTCAGACGAACAATTCACTTCTGAAAGCCAAAAATTAGGAATCAACTCGGATAGCACAATTGTGGTATATGATACTTTGGGAATTTATTCCAGTCCCAGAGCCTGGTGGATGTTCAAAGCGATGGGACATCCAAAAGTTTTTGTTCTAGACGGCGGACTTCCGGAATGGATTAAAGAAAGATTCCCAACCGAAAAGCAACAACAAACGACTTACTCAAAAGGCAATTTTGTGGCAAAATTTCAGCCTGAATTAATTAAAAACAAAGAACAGATACTGGAAAACATCTCTACTAAAAAAGCCGTTCTCATGGATGCGAGATCAGCTGACCGATTCCACGCCACCCATGAAGAACCTAGAGCCGGATTAAGAAGCGGACATATTCCGGGTTCTATTAATATTCCTTTCACCGAACTGCAGCAGGACGGAAAATTCAAATCAAATGAAGAATTGAAAGAAATCCTAAAACTAAACGATCAACCTTTATATTTCACTTGTGGTTCGGGAATTACAGCCTGTATTGTCCTTCTCGCTTGTGAATTGATTTCGGACAATCCAAAAGCCGTTTACGATGGTTCCTGGACCGAATGGGGTTCAACTGATTTGCCTATAGAATAA
- a CDS encoding RBBP9/YdeN family alpha/beta hydrolase: MTPHLLIIPGLGDSSEKHWQSFWLQKFPNSTKVIQDNWDEPQLSEWLDRLSETIKKTEEPTILVAHSLAVSLVMHWISKNNNPNIVGAMLVAPADVDSPEHTPDFLRHFSPIPIQTVPFPTLVIGTENDTYMSLERAKELATHWGSDFINIGQKGHINSESNLEYWEEGQNYLQQLIAKIKG; this comes from the coding sequence ATGACTCCACATTTATTAATCATTCCCGGACTTGGAGATTCAAGCGAAAAACATTGGCAAAGCTTTTGGCTGCAAAAATTCCCCAATTCCACCAAAGTTATTCAAGACAATTGGGACGAACCCCAGCTCAGCGAATGGCTTGACCGTCTTTCAGAAACTATCAAAAAAACAGAAGAACCAACTATTCTAGTTGCTCACAGCTTGGCGGTTTCACTTGTAATGCACTGGATTTCAAAAAATAACAATCCAAACATTGTTGGTGCAATGCTAGTTGCCCCCGCCGATGTAGATTCTCCGGAACACACTCCTGATTTTCTGAGACACTTTTCCCCTATTCCAATCCAAACTGTGCCTTTTCCTACGCTAGTTATTGGAACCGAAAACGACACTTATATGTCGCTTGAAAGAGCCAAAGAATTGGCTACTCACTGGGGAAGTGATTTTATAAACATTGGACAAAAAGGACATATTAATTCAGAATCTAATCTGGAATATTGGGAAGAAGGACAAAATTATTTACAACAACTAATAGCAAAAATTAAAGGCTAA
- a CDS encoding dihydrofolate reductase family protein: MRTIAYIGTSLDGFIARKNGEIDWLIQFDSEEINQSYAKFSSGIDAILMGSGTFKKVLTFPDWFYHQKVFVLSSQIKTVPDNLKDKVTILSMPPKQALIYLSEKGYSNIYVDGGKVIQSFLKENLLDELIVTKVPMLIGNGIPLFGELDHDIPLEHLKTNLFANGLVMSHYKINRHNNP; this comes from the coding sequence ATGAGAACAATTGCATACATAGGAACCAGCCTTGATGGTTTTATCGCCAGAAAGAATGGCGAAATCGATTGGTTAATCCAATTTGACAGCGAAGAAATCAATCAAAGCTACGCAAAGTTCAGCAGTGGAATTGACGCTATACTGATGGGAAGCGGAACTTTTAAAAAAGTACTCACTTTCCCCGATTGGTTCTATCATCAAAAAGTTTTTGTGTTAAGCTCGCAGATCAAAACAGTACCAGACAATCTAAAAGACAAAGTAACAATTCTTTCCATGCCTCCAAAACAAGCACTCATTTACCTATCCGAAAAAGGATATTCCAACATTTACGTTGATGGAGGAAAAGTGATACAAAGTTTCCTAAAAGAAAATTTGCTTGACGAACTTATAGTCACAAAAGTTCCGATGCTTATCGGCAATGGCATTCCCCTGTTTGGGGAACTCGACCATGATATTCCTTTGGAACACCTAAAAACAAACCTCTTTGCAAATGGACTCGTCATGAGCCACTACAAAATTAACAGACATAATAACCCTTAA
- a CDS encoding NYN domain-containing protein: MSQNSKELKLAVLIDADNVPYSNVKGMMEEIAKYGTPTTKRIYADWTKPNANGWKSVLLEHAITPIQQYSYTVGKNSSDSALIIDAMDLLYSDKVDGFCIVSSDSDFTRLAIRLRESGMKVIGIGEKKTPNPFIVACDRFIFIEVLEGAIKKKKPKQSASASAAEIKDNKKATEKETTVKIDAKTIELIEDTIDAICDDDGWAFLGDVGNLIVKKKPEFDPRNYGFNKLTPLLKSLTDILEIDERDSDKKGIKHVYVRLRYT, encoded by the coding sequence ATGTCCCAAAATTCAAAAGAATTAAAACTTGCTGTACTTATTGATGCCGACAATGTTCCTTACAGCAACGTAAAAGGAATGATGGAGGAAATTGCCAAATACGGAACACCAACCACTAAGCGGATTTATGCCGATTGGACCAAACCGAATGCCAACGGCTGGAAATCAGTGTTGCTCGAACATGCCATTACACCAATTCAACAATACAGTTATACGGTTGGGAAAAATTCCTCCGATTCTGCATTGATAATCGATGCGATGGATTTACTCTATTCGGACAAAGTGGATGGTTTTTGTATTGTTTCCAGTGACAGCGATTTCACCAGACTGGCTATTCGCTTGCGTGAATCGGGCATGAAAGTGATTGGTATAGGCGAGAAAAAAACACCTAACCCTTTTATTGTGGCCTGTGACCGATTTATTTTTATAGAGGTTTTGGAAGGTGCCATCAAAAAGAAAAAACCAAAGCAATCGGCTTCGGCTTCTGCCGCTGAGATAAAAGACAACAAGAAAGCTACCGAAAAAGAAACTACTGTAAAAATTGACGCCAAAACCATTGAGTTGATTGAAGATACTATCGATGCCATTTGTGATGATGACGGCTGGGCTTTCCTCGGTGATGTGGGAAATCTGATCGTAAAGAAAAAACCTGAATTTGATCCCCGTAACTACGGTTTCAACAAACTCACCCCGTTGCTCAAATCCCTTACTGATATACTCGAAATAGACGAAAGGGATTCTGATAAAAAAGGAATTAAACACGTTTATGTGCGATTGCGTTACACTTAA
- a CDS encoding alpha/beta hydrolase — MKKILLSSLLLFFVTIITAQKTEYTTVTNIPYYSETIAKTDSYIKERCVLDIYYPKNIKGFTTVIWFHGGGLTSGNKELPEGLKDKGFCVVSVNYRLSPKVKAEKCIEDAAAAVAWTFKNIASYGGDNSLILVSGHSAGAFLTLMVGLEKKWLKTYEIDANSIAGLIPLSPQTITHFEIRKERGIPETQPIVDEFAPLYHVRADAPPLLLITGDREKEMLGRYEENAYMARMMKIAGHTQTTLYELQGFGHNMTEPAFPIVVQEIKRITALKKK; from the coding sequence ATGAAAAAAATTCTTCTTTCGTCATTACTGCTGTTTTTCGTAACAATAATCACAGCCCAAAAAACAGAATACACCACAGTTACCAACATACCTTATTACAGCGAAACAATAGCCAAAACAGATTCGTACATTAAAGAACGTTGCGTACTCGATATCTATTACCCAAAAAATATCAAAGGTTTTACCACTGTGATTTGGTTTCATGGCGGCGGTTTAACCTCCGGCAATAAAGAACTTCCAGAAGGATTAAAAGACAAAGGCTTTTGTGTCGTTTCAGTAAATTACAGACTATCACCAAAAGTAAAAGCAGAAAAATGCATTGAGGATGCAGCCGCAGCAGTAGCCTGGACATTCAAAAACATTGCATCTTACGGTGGCGATAATTCCCTGATTCTGGTTTCAGGACATTCGGCCGGTGCATTTTTGACATTGATGGTAGGTTTGGAAAAAAAATGGTTGAAAACCTATGAGATTGACGCTAATTCTATTGCAGGATTGATTCCGTTAAGTCCCCAAACCATTACCCATTTTGAAATCCGAAAAGAAAGAGGTATCCCTGAAACACAACCTATAGTCGATGAATTTGCACCGCTGTATCACGTTCGCGCCGATGCCCCTCCATTATTGCTAATTACTGGCGACAGAGAAAAAGAAATGTTGGGTCGCTACGAAGAAAACGCCTATATGGCACGAATGATGAAAATTGCCGGGCATACACAAACCACTCTATACGAATTACAAGGCTTTGGTCACAATATGACGGAACCTGCTTTCCCTATAGTCGTTCAAGAAATTAAAAGAATTACAGCGTTAAAAAAGAAATAA